In one Hymenobacter sp. DG25B genomic region, the following are encoded:
- a CDS encoding sensor histidine kinase has product MVWYLLLGFVMGAALFGGAVWWQRRLRRSVLAHLTRQVETLDLDDYQQRLVTPAAAADTAPLVRQLNQLLARRQAAFEDQRRFVVQAAHKLRTPLTSIRGQLEVTLIKPRSVAHHEETCRSVLQDIARLNLLSADLLTLAHLRAAHLTPHPVALDDVLYQASARLKARRPGYEVHFEFDPQLAELSGPLTVPGDAELLEQLCLHLLENGCKFSPHNQVRATLGLDAHHAILRFVDDGPSVVPAELPRIFEPFFMGANAHLYCGHGLGLALVQRVVQLHRGIIEVMSEPGSAFVVRLPLQ; this is encoded by the coding sequence ATGGTGTGGTATCTGCTCCTGGGTTTTGTGATGGGCGCGGCCCTGTTTGGCGGTGCGGTTTGGTGGCAGCGCCGCCTTAGACGGAGCGTCCTCGCCCACCTCACCCGGCAAGTGGAGACCCTGGACCTGGACGATTATCAGCAGCGCCTTGTAACCCCGGCCGCTGCCGCCGATACCGCGCCGCTCGTGCGGCAGCTTAACCAGCTACTGGCCCGGCGGCAGGCGGCTTTTGAGGACCAGCGCCGGTTTGTGGTGCAGGCGGCGCACAAGCTGCGCACCCCGCTCACCAGCATCAGGGGGCAGCTGGAGGTAACGCTGATTAAGCCGCGCAGCGTAGCACACCACGAAGAAACCTGCCGCTCGGTGCTGCAGGATATAGCCCGCCTCAACCTGCTTTCCGCCGATTTACTGACGCTGGCCCACCTGCGTGCCGCCCACCTCACGCCGCACCCCGTGGCCCTTGACGACGTGCTCTACCAGGCCAGCGCCCGGCTGAAAGCCCGCCGCCCCGGCTATGAGGTTCATTTTGAGTTCGACCCTCAGCTGGCGGAGCTATCCGGTCCGCTCACCGTTCCCGGTGATGCGGAGCTGCTGGAACAATTGTGTCTGCACCTGCTGGAAAATGGCTGCAAGTTCTCGCCCCACAACCAGGTGCGCGCCACCCTGGGCCTTGATGCACACCATGCCATTCTGCGGTTTGTGGATGATGGCCCTAGTGTGGTGCCCGCCGAGCTGCCGCGCATTTTTGAGCCCTTCTTCATGGGAGCTAATGCACACCTTTATTGCGGCCACGGTCTGGGTTTGGCGCTGGTGCAGCGCGTGGTGCAGCTGCACCGGGGTATTATAGAAGTAATGTCGGAGCCGGGCTCGGCTTTTGTTGTGCGGTTGCCGCTGCAGTAG
- the lpxB gene encoding lipid-A-disaccharide synthase, protein MKYYLIAGERSGDMHAANLMRELKQQDPQAEFRAWGGDMMAAQGAELVHHYQEMAIMGFLEAATSLLKFRGYLKECERDLLAYKPDVVILVDYGGFNMRVAKFAKAAGLKVFYYISPKIWAWNQSRGHKIKQLVDRMFVILPFEQEFYKRFEYKVDYIGNPTADVVADHQPSPDFYQRNNLDPNRPIIAVLPGSRKQEIEEMLFEMTAIIPPFMDYQFLVAGVDNLDANYYANFERNNVRILFNQTYDILSHAKAAMVTSGTATLETALFDVPQVVCYRTSAVSYVISKAVIKVPYISLVNLIAEKEVVKELIQGEFNSRKLVQELKKITADEVFIARQKADYAELREKLGRNNSAKKAAELMVGYLQN, encoded by the coding sequence ATGAAGTATTACCTGATAGCCGGGGAGCGTTCCGGTGACATGCACGCCGCCAACCTCATGCGTGAGCTGAAGCAGCAAGACCCGCAGGCTGAGTTCCGGGCCTGGGGCGGCGACATGATGGCGGCCCAGGGCGCGGAGTTGGTGCACCACTACCAGGAAATGGCCATTATGGGCTTCCTGGAAGCGGCTACCAGCCTCCTGAAATTTCGCGGCTATCTGAAGGAGTGCGAGCGGGATTTACTGGCTTACAAGCCGGATGTCGTGATTCTGGTAGACTATGGCGGCTTCAATATGCGGGTGGCCAAATTTGCCAAAGCCGCCGGCCTGAAAGTGTTCTACTACATTTCGCCCAAAATATGGGCCTGGAACCAGAGCCGTGGCCACAAAATCAAGCAGCTCGTTGACCGGATGTTTGTCATTCTGCCCTTTGAGCAGGAATTCTACAAGCGCTTCGAGTATAAGGTAGATTATATAGGCAACCCTACTGCCGATGTAGTAGCCGACCACCAGCCTTCCCCCGATTTTTATCAGCGCAATAACCTGGACCCCAACCGGCCCATTATTGCGGTATTGCCCGGCTCGCGCAAGCAGGAAATCGAGGAAATGCTCTTTGAGATGACGGCCATTATTCCGCCGTTCATGGACTATCAATTCCTTGTAGCCGGCGTTGATAACCTTGATGCCAACTACTACGCCAACTTCGAGCGCAACAACGTCCGCATCCTCTTCAACCAGACCTACGATATCCTCAGCCACGCCAAAGCGGCTATGGTCACCAGCGGTACCGCCACCCTGGAAACCGCGCTGTTTGACGTGCCACAGGTAGTGTGCTACCGCACCAGCGCCGTGTCTTACGTCATCAGCAAGGCCGTAATTAAGGTGCCTTACATTTCCTTAGTCAATCTTATTGCTGAAAAGGAAGTAGTAAAAGAGCTGATTCAAGGCGAATTCAACTCCCGCAAACTGGTGCAGGAGTTGAAAAAGATAACGGCCGATGAAGTATTTATCGCCAGGCAGAAAGCAGATTATGCGGAACTGCGCGAGAAACTGGGCCGCAATAACTCCGCTAAGAAAGCAGCGGAGTTGATGGTGGGATACCTGCAGAATTAG
- a CDS encoding 6-pyruvoyl trahydropterin synthase family protein has product MIYVSRQEHFNAAHKLYNPNWSEERNREVFGPCANTNWHGHNFDLIVTVKGKPSPETGFVVDLKQLSQLIREHIIAQVDHKNLNLDVPFMAGKLASTENLVLAFWEILQRQLPTITDAQLHCIKLYETPRNFVEYYGEA; this is encoded by the coding sequence ATGATTTACGTTAGCCGGCAGGAACACTTCAACGCGGCCCATAAACTATACAACCCTAACTGGAGCGAAGAGCGGAACCGGGAGGTTTTCGGGCCCTGCGCCAATACCAATTGGCACGGTCATAACTTCGACCTTATTGTAACGGTGAAAGGCAAGCCCAGCCCCGAAACCGGCTTTGTGGTTGACCTCAAGCAGCTCAGTCAGCTGATTCGGGAGCATATTATTGCCCAGGTAGACCACAAAAACCTGAACCTGGACGTGCCCTTCATGGCCGGCAAGCTGGCCAGCACGGAAAATCTGGTACTGGCGTTCTGGGAAATTCTTCAGCGCCAGCTCCCCACTATCACCGATGCCCAACTGCACTGCATCAAACTCTACGAGACGCCCCGCAACTTTGTGGAGTATTACGGCGAAGCTTAG
- a CDS encoding FecCD family ABC transporter permease encodes MNQRAALWLVLGLVLLVVLLALGLRVGSYSVDYALVRRALLHYNPADPAQLVLVELRLPRLLLAVLAGAGLAVSGYLMQAMVNNALADPYLLGTASGGALGAILCFSFLPSVFLGGFYLPPLAALAGALGTTLIVVVLGMQQGQLRPAQLLLGGVAIGSLTTAIGGLLTFLSDTQEKLRSVAFWAMGSFERAGWELLPYPAVALAVVLGLFLFLQKDLSILLLGEERAQALGMHVGRTRWLLVIAASGLTGCVVALCGPIGFVGLMIPHITRWLLGVTGRANLWVCAVLGGNFLLACDLLARVLYPPAGLPVGIVTALFGVPFFVYLLRKKEGFRV; translated from the coding sequence ATGAATCAACGTGCCGCTTTGTGGCTAGTGCTGGGTTTGGTGCTGCTGGTCGTGCTGCTGGCGCTGGGTTTGCGTGTGGGCAGCTACTCAGTAGATTATGCCCTGGTGCGCCGCGCCCTGCTGCACTACAACCCCGCTGACCCCGCCCAGCTGGTACTGGTAGAGCTGCGCCTTCCCCGCCTGCTACTGGCGGTGTTGGCCGGTGCGGGCCTGGCTGTGAGTGGCTACCTCATGCAGGCTATGGTAAACAACGCCCTGGCTGATCCTTATTTACTAGGCACGGCCTCCGGCGGAGCCTTAGGCGCTATTCTGTGTTTTTCTTTTCTGCCCAGTGTATTCCTGGGTGGGTTCTACCTGCCGCCGCTGGCCGCCCTGGCCGGCGCCCTGGGTACTACGCTGATAGTAGTGGTGCTGGGGATGCAGCAGGGCCAATTGCGACCAGCCCAGTTGCTGCTGGGTGGCGTGGCTATCGGCTCCCTGACTACCGCCATCGGCGGGTTACTCACCTTTCTATCTGATACCCAGGAAAAGCTGCGCTCGGTGGCCTTCTGGGCCATGGGCAGCTTTGAGCGGGCCGGCTGGGAGCTATTGCCCTATCCGGCCGTGGCGCTGGCCGTGGTGCTAGGGCTGTTTCTGTTCCTGCAGAAAGACCTCTCCATTTTATTGCTGGGGGAGGAGCGGGCCCAGGCCCTGGGTATGCACGTAGGCCGCACGCGCTGGCTGCTGGTTATTGCGGCCTCCGGGCTTACGGGCTGTGTAGTAGCCTTATGCGGGCCTATTGGGTTTGTAGGGCTCATGATTCCGCACATCACGCGCTGGCTGCTGGGGGTTACGGGCCGGGCCAACCTGTGGGTGTGCGCGGTGCTGGGCGGCAACTTTCTGCTGGCCTGCGACCTGCTGGCCCGCGTACTCTACCCACCGGCCGGCTTACCGGTAGGCATTGTCACAGCCCTGTTTGGCGTACCGTTCTTCGTATATTTGCTGCGAAAAAAAGAAGGATTCAGGGTGTAG
- a CDS encoding ABC transporter substrate-binding protein yields the protein MPQLFLRVFRALPLLGLLACQPDKQPAATENAARPQQLTDDLGRRLTVPARPRRILALAPSMTEMLYAVADTATIIARTQACDFPQAALRKPIVNSYPLDLERLVALQPDVVFTMEGITSQDDAARLEKLGIPVYYQRYNTVEDIFKGLQDLGRILHREPQARHLTDSLRTALRAIATTAPAGPRPRVLAITWQDPIYVYGQNTLFTDKMRLAGGQNSVVESFPQPYPALTREYILQLNPDVLLGGRFGQLDSTFFKNYPELRRIKAYQNRRVFAVTGNLMERPSPRVVESIQELQQLLQQPAAR from the coding sequence ATGCCTCAGTTATTTCTACGCGTGTTTCGGGCGCTGCCTTTGCTTGGTTTGCTCGCCTGCCAGCCTGATAAACAGCCCGCCGCTACCGAAAATGCCGCCCGGCCCCAGCAGCTGACCGACGACCTGGGCCGCCGCCTCACCGTGCCGGCCCGGCCGCGCCGCATTCTGGCGCTGGCCCCGTCCATGACGGAAATGCTGTACGCCGTAGCCGACACCGCTACCATTATAGCCCGCACCCAGGCCTGCGACTTCCCGCAGGCCGCTCTGCGCAAGCCCATCGTCAACAGCTACCCGCTGGACCTGGAACGCCTGGTAGCGCTGCAGCCCGATGTAGTCTTTACTATGGAAGGCATTACCTCGCAGGATGATGCTGCCCGCCTCGAAAAGCTGGGCATTCCGGTGTATTATCAGCGCTACAACACGGTAGAGGATATATTTAAAGGCCTGCAGGACCTGGGCCGCATTCTACACCGCGAGCCGCAAGCCCGCCACCTCACCGATTCGCTCCGCACCGCGCTGCGAGCCATAGCTACTACGGCACCGGCCGGGCCGCGCCCCCGCGTGCTGGCCATTACCTGGCAGGACCCTATTTATGTGTATGGTCAGAATACCCTGTTCACCGATAAAATGAGGCTGGCCGGCGGGCAAAATTCTGTAGTTGAGTCTTTCCCGCAACCCTACCCGGCCCTTACCCGCGAGTATATTCTGCAACTAAACCCGGATGTGCTGCTGGGTGGCCGCTTTGGGCAGCTGGACAGCACCTTTTTCAAGAACTACCCCGAGCTGCGCCGCATCAAAGCCTACCAAAACCGCCGCGTGTTTGCCGTGACTGGCAACCTGATGGAGCGCCCCAGTCCCCGCGTGGTTGAGTCTATTCAGGAGCTGCAGCAATTATTGCAGCAGCCGGCTGCCCGGTAA
- the rfaD gene encoding ADP-glyceromanno-heptose 6-epimerase, with product MIVVTGAAGFIASCLVTRLNAANFNDIVVVDNFSVERKLANLKGKHLREYVDRNEFFEWLDKNHEQVEFIFHLGARTDTTEQDRAVLDLLNLNYSKQMWQACVRYQLPLVYASSAATYGSGTLGYSDQDDALLPLYRPLNPYGESKNDFDNWAVEQEEKPFFWAGLKFFNVYGPNEYHKGRMASVILHAFEQIRRTGSMELFRSHNPDYTDGGQMRDFVYVKDVVEVCYFLLHHRQHSGIYNLGTGEARTFLDLALNTFAALDMTADIQFKDTPEDIRDKYQYFTEADMRKLRSIGYDRPFTRLEDGIQDYVRNYLATGAYY from the coding sequence ATGATAGTTGTGACCGGAGCGGCCGGCTTTATTGCCAGCTGCCTTGTAACCCGCCTCAATGCCGCCAACTTCAACGACATTGTGGTGGTGGATAATTTCTCAGTGGAGCGCAAGCTGGCCAACCTCAAAGGCAAGCACCTGCGCGAGTATGTAGACCGCAACGAGTTTTTTGAATGGCTCGATAAAAACCACGAGCAAGTGGAGTTCATCTTCCACCTCGGCGCCCGCACCGATACCACCGAGCAGGACCGTGCCGTGCTGGACCTGCTCAACCTGAACTACTCCAAGCAGATGTGGCAGGCCTGTGTGCGCTATCAGCTACCGCTGGTATACGCCTCCTCAGCTGCTACCTACGGCTCGGGCACGCTGGGTTACTCAGACCAGGATGATGCCCTGCTGCCGCTGTACCGCCCCCTGAACCCCTACGGCGAGTCGAAAAACGACTTCGACAACTGGGCCGTGGAGCAGGAAGAAAAGCCGTTTTTCTGGGCGGGCCTGAAGTTTTTTAACGTGTACGGCCCCAACGAATACCACAAGGGCCGCATGGCATCCGTCATTCTGCACGCGTTTGAGCAGATCCGGCGCACAGGCTCCATGGAGCTGTTCCGCTCCCACAACCCCGACTATACCGACGGCGGCCAGATGCGCGACTTCGTGTATGTGAAGGACGTGGTGGAAGTATGCTATTTCCTGCTGCACCACCGCCAGCATTCCGGCATCTACAACCTGGGCACCGGCGAGGCGCGCACATTCCTGGACCTAGCCCTGAACACGTTTGCCGCCCTGGATATGACGGCCGACATCCAGTTCAAAGACACGCCGGAAGACATTCGTGATAAGTACCAGTACTTCACGGAGGCCGATATGCGCAAGCTGCGCAGCATAGGCTATGACCGGCCCTTCACCCGCCTGGAAGATGGTATTCAGGACTACGTGCGCAACTACCTAGCCACGGGCGCCTATTATTAA
- a CDS encoding FAD/NAD(P)-binding protein, which yields MGGGFSGSMLAVQLAHLPGGPFACDIHLVEPRPALGPGLAYTARRPEYLLNVRSAFLSAFPDQPGHFFDWLQSTNAPACAQDFCSRQTYGRYIQEQIASVVSQPAANGMRVMAHNTTATAAALAPDGYSAVVELADGTRLSSHYVVLALGNFPPLPPTRPAEGYSAHPGFHGNPWTQGALRTIGLDDSVLLIGSGLTAVDVLLGLRADGHRAPLTVVSGHGRWPTTHGPLAAAYPSFYAAELQELTTVGEVIAAVRRHVQAAAAQGIDWRPVIDSLRPDLGRIWANWPLPEQARFLRHVSSLWTTIRHRSPPQNAAIIESMMAAGQVQMHRGRVCHLEAQGAELAVHVRQKSNTTILTAQHVVSCTGPLLDYTRIQDPLVQSLRTAGQLVPDVLRLGMETDAHGALRNVAGTVSPVFFTLGPSRRPAYFESTAVPELRQQAVALAQLLGERVVG from the coding sequence TTGGGCGGGGGATTTTCGGGCTCGATGCTGGCCGTGCAGCTGGCCCATTTACCGGGCGGGCCATTTGCCTGTGATATTCATTTAGTAGAGCCCCGACCGGCACTTGGGCCGGGCCTGGCTTATACGGCCCGCCGGCCGGAGTATCTCTTGAACGTGCGCAGTGCCTTTCTCAGCGCCTTTCCCGATCAGCCAGGGCACTTTTTCGATTGGCTACAAAGCACCAACGCACCCGCCTGTGCGCAGGACTTCTGCTCCCGCCAAACCTATGGGCGCTACATCCAGGAACAGATTGCCAGCGTAGTAAGCCAGCCTGCGGCCAATGGCATGCGGGTTATGGCCCACAACACCACCGCCACCGCCGCCGCCCTGGCCCCCGATGGGTACTCGGCCGTGGTGGAGCTGGCGGATGGCACGCGCTTGTCCAGCCATTATGTGGTGCTGGCGCTAGGTAATTTCCCGCCCCTGCCCCCTACCCGCCCGGCCGAGGGCTACAGCGCCCATCCCGGTTTTCATGGCAACCCCTGGACGCAGGGCGCCTTGCGCACTATTGGTCTGGACGATTCCGTGCTGCTGATTGGCTCCGGCCTGACTGCCGTAGATGTATTGCTGGGCCTGCGTGCCGATGGGCACCGCGCCCCCCTTACCGTGGTATCGGGGCATGGGCGCTGGCCTACCACGCACGGCCCCCTGGCTGCTGCGTATCCCAGCTTCTACGCCGCCGAGCTGCAGGAATTAACTACCGTGGGCGAAGTAATAGCCGCGGTGCGCCGGCACGTGCAGGCAGCGGCCGCCCAGGGCATAGACTGGCGCCCGGTGATTGACTCGCTCCGGCCCGATCTGGGCCGGATATGGGCAAACTGGCCCCTGCCGGAGCAGGCCCGCTTCCTCCGCCATGTATCGTCTCTGTGGACCACTATCCGCCACCGGAGCCCGCCCCAGAACGCCGCCATCATAGAAAGCATGATGGCTGCCGGCCAGGTCCAGATGCACCGGGGCCGGGTGTGCCACCTGGAAGCCCAGGGCGCGGAGCTGGCGGTGCACGTGCGGCAGAAAAGCAACACCACCATCCTTACGGCGCAACACGTGGTTTCCTGCACCGGGCCGCTGCTGGACTATACCCGCATTCAGGACCCCTTGGTGCAAAGCCTGCGGACAGCTGGCCAGCTGGTGCCCGATGTGCTGCGCCTGGGGATGGAAACCGATGCGCACGGGGCCCTGCGCAATGTGGCCGGAACCGTTTCTCCGGTGTTTTTCACGCTGGGACCCAGCCGCCGGCCCGCCTATTTTGAATCGACAGCCGTGCCGGAGTTGCGGCAACAGGCCGTAGCGCTGGCGCAATTGCTGGGCGAGCGAGTGGTGGGGTAA
- a CDS encoding zinc-binding dehydrogenase, whose translation MQALVLDGIDQPLQLRDVPTPAAGPGEMLVQLHAAALNHRDVWIQKGQYAGLRFPCILGSDGAGLVSAVGEGVSSDWLGQKVLINPGHNWGENPRAQGKAFAILGLPEQGTFAEYLRMPAQYVHPIPPHLSFAQAAALPLAGVTAYRAVFTRAGLQPHERVLVTGIGGGVALLAMQMAVARGAQVWVTSGSEEKIARAVALGVQGGINYKTEGWAMALAKEAGGPFDVIVDSATGPAFAQLVDVAAAGGRIVFYGGTLGTIPQLAPAKIFWKQLSILGSTMGTEQDFAELLALVTEHQLKPVVDEVLPLSEGETALRHMDNGQQFGKIVLQITNP comes from the coding sequence ATGCAAGCCCTAGTTCTCGACGGCATCGACCAGCCCCTGCAGCTCCGTGATGTTCCTACTCCCGCAGCCGGGCCCGGCGAGATGCTTGTGCAGCTGCACGCCGCCGCCCTCAACCACCGCGACGTCTGGATTCAGAAGGGCCAATATGCCGGCCTCCGGTTTCCCTGCATTCTGGGCTCCGATGGGGCCGGTCTGGTTTCGGCCGTAGGGGAGGGCGTTTCGTCGGACTGGCTGGGCCAGAAGGTGCTCATCAACCCCGGGCATAACTGGGGCGAAAACCCCCGGGCTCAGGGCAAGGCCTTTGCTATTTTGGGCTTGCCCGAACAGGGTACTTTTGCCGAATACCTGCGGATGCCGGCCCAATATGTACATCCCATACCGCCCCACCTGAGCTTTGCCCAGGCGGCGGCCCTGCCCCTGGCTGGCGTCACGGCCTACCGGGCCGTCTTCACCCGGGCCGGTCTGCAGCCTCATGAGCGGGTATTGGTAACGGGCATTGGTGGTGGCGTGGCCCTGCTGGCCATGCAAATGGCCGTGGCCCGCGGTGCGCAGGTGTGGGTAACCTCCGGCTCCGAGGAGAAAATAGCCCGGGCCGTTGCTTTAGGTGTCCAGGGCGGCATCAACTACAAAACCGAGGGTTGGGCCATGGCATTAGCTAAAGAAGCCGGCGGCCCCTTCGATGTCATTGTGGATAGTGCCACCGGGCCCGCCTTTGCCCAGCTGGTGGATGTAGCTGCTGCGGGTGGCCGCATTGTGTTTTACGGCGGTACGCTGGGCACTATACCCCAACTGGCACCGGCCAAAATCTTCTGGAAGCAGCTCTCCATCCTGGGTTCTACCATGGGCACCGAGCAGGATTTTGCCGAGCTGTTGGCTCTGGTAACCGAGCACCAGCTGAAGCCGGTGGTAGATGAAGTGCTGCCGCTGTCTGAGGGCGAAACCGCCCTGCGTCACATGGATAATGGACAGCAATTCGGCAAGATTGTACTTCAGATTACCAACCCATAA
- a CDS encoding thiol-disulfide oxidoreductase DCC family protein, producing MSVSPALVLFDGVCNLCNGFVQFVIQHDPTGHFRFASLQSPEGQAMLAAQGHAVPAGEPDSVLLLENGQLYTHSTAALRIARQLTWPWRWSYAAIWLPKALRDAVYRWVARHRYQWFGKQDACWLPTPELRARFLAG from the coding sequence ATGTCAGTTTCCCCGGCTCTTGTATTGTTTGATGGCGTCTGCAACCTGTGCAATGGGTTTGTGCAGTTTGTGATTCAGCACGACCCCACCGGCCATTTCCGGTTCGCATCTCTGCAGTCGCCAGAGGGCCAGGCAATGTTAGCAGCCCAGGGCCACGCCGTACCGGCCGGCGAGCCGGACTCGGTGTTGCTGCTGGAGAATGGGCAGCTGTATACCCATTCCACGGCGGCTTTGCGCATTGCCCGGCAGCTTACCTGGCCCTGGCGCTGGAGCTACGCCGCCATCTGGCTGCCGAAGGCCCTGCGCGATGCCGTGTACCGCTGGGTTGCCCGCCACCGCTACCAGTGGTTTGGCAAACAGGATGCCTGCTGGCTGCCCACCCCGGAACTGCGCGCCCGTTTCCTTGCCGGCTAG
- a CDS encoding HTTM domain-containing protein, translating into MPRGAAAFLQNPFALDLRALGLLRMALAAVLLTDLAIRSTDLEAHYANMGVLPLHVLFANCWTPYQFSLHTMSGLWQVQAILFLVAAGFAGALLLGYHTRLMTVLSWLMLVSLQNRNPLILQGGDDLLRMLLFWGIFLPWGRCYSLDAGRKPVPASFTYFSAATVAYIVQLALLYWCTALLKSGPEWTQDGTALYYALSLDQILMPVGRLLYPHSELLRLLTFGAYYTEMLLPFVLFIPFRVAWWRMVFITVLFLFHIGISLTLFVGLFYLINLASLLALLPASALAVLERHGLPPLQRLQQRVTFHTTAWRNRIDQWPRPITLRLEATWQLHRGSRQLLRSLREGLVLGLLVYICWWNVDSVAPTRRLFSDHSRWLGYLFRLDQHWGMFAPTVFKDDGWYILEATTARGRRLDLNRGAAPVNYRKPASVVSLSPNDRWRKYSENYLFINNAYMRPYYCNYLLRIWQERLPTTPIRQLDVVYMKEVSLPNYQVAPPTREVLCTCAPTVPAKP; encoded by the coding sequence ATGCCTCGTGGTGCCGCTGCTTTCTTACAGAATCCGTTTGCGCTGGATTTGCGGGCACTGGGGCTCCTGCGCATGGCGCTGGCGGCGGTGCTGCTGACTGACTTAGCTATTCGCAGTACTGATCTGGAAGCGCATTATGCTAACATGGGCGTGCTGCCCCTGCATGTGCTGTTTGCCAATTGCTGGACGCCCTATCAGTTCTCCCTGCACACCATGAGCGGGTTGTGGCAGGTGCAGGCTATTCTGTTTTTAGTGGCGGCCGGATTTGCCGGGGCCCTGCTGCTGGGCTACCACACCCGCCTGATGACGGTGCTATCCTGGCTGATGCTGGTTTCCCTACAAAACCGCAACCCGCTTATTCTGCAGGGCGGCGACGACTTACTGCGGATGCTACTCTTCTGGGGCATTTTTTTACCCTGGGGCCGCTGCTACTCGCTGGATGCGGGGCGCAAGCCTGTGCCGGCTTCCTTCACGTATTTCAGTGCCGCTACGGTGGCGTATATCGTGCAGCTGGCGCTGCTATACTGGTGCACGGCGCTGCTAAAAAGCGGCCCGGAATGGACCCAGGATGGCACTGCCCTATACTATGCGCTTAGCCTGGACCAGATTCTGATGCCCGTAGGCCGGCTGCTGTACCCGCATAGCGAGCTGCTGCGCCTGCTCACTTTTGGGGCCTACTATACTGAAATGCTGCTGCCCTTTGTGCTGTTTATCCCTTTTCGGGTAGCCTGGTGGCGCATGGTGTTTATAACGGTGCTTTTCCTGTTTCATATCGGTATCAGCCTCACGCTATTTGTGGGGCTGTTCTACCTGATCAATCTTGCCTCTCTACTGGCTCTATTGCCGGCTTCTGCGCTGGCCGTGCTGGAACGCCACGGACTGCCGCCGCTGCAACGCCTGCAACAGCGGGTCACTTTCCACACCACTGCCTGGCGGAACCGAATTGACCAGTGGCCCCGCCCGATTACCCTGCGCCTGGAAGCTACCTGGCAGCTCCACCGGGGTAGCCGGCAGTTACTGCGGAGCCTGCGCGAGGGGCTGGTGCTGGGCCTGCTGGTGTATATCTGCTGGTGGAATGTGGATAGCGTGGCGCCCACCCGCCGGCTGTTTTCAGACCATAGCCGCTGGCTGGGCTACCTCTTCCGGCTGGATCAGCACTGGGGCATGTTTGCGCCCACGGTGTTTAAGGATGATGGCTGGTATATTCTGGAGGCCACCACGGCCAGGGGGCGGCGCCTGGATTTAAACCGTGGGGCGGCCCCGGTAAACTACCGCAAGCCAGCCTCCGTGGTCAGCCTGTCTCCCAACGACCGGTGGCGTAAATACTCCGAGAATTACCTGTTTATTAACAATGCTTATATGCGGCCTTACTACTGCAACTATCTGCTGCGCATCTGGCAGGAAAGGCTGCCCACTACCCCCATCCGGCAGCTGGATGTCGTGTATATGAAGGAAGTTTCCCTGCCCAACTATCAGGTGGCGCCTCCTACGCGGGAAGTGCTGTGCACCTGCGCCCCTACTGTACCGGCCAAGCCGTAA